A genomic region of Deltaproteobacteria bacterium contains the following coding sequences:
- the lspA gene encoding signal peptidase II, whose amino-acid sequence MKFVLILAILTSCIGCDQATKLVAKRQLVPGEILSYAGDTFRLQYAENSGAFLSLGASLPHHWRQWLFTILTGVFLVGLLIYLLVSKSLTRLSLICLSLVCAGGIGNLIDRIAYDGRVVDFLNVGIGPLRTGIFNVADMAITFGALALLLESLRKPKETAPPGD is encoded by the coding sequence ATGAAGTTCGTATTGATTCTAGCGATTCTCACCAGCTGCATCGGCTGCGACCAGGCGACCAAGTTGGTCGCCAAGCGACAACTGGTGCCGGGGGAAATTCTCTCATACGCGGGCGATACCTTCCGCTTGCAGTACGCCGAAAACAGCGGCGCGTTTCTGAGCCTGGGCGCCTCGCTTCCCCATCATTGGCGCCAGTGGCTTTTTACGATTCTAACGGGGGTTTTCTTGGTGGGTCTGCTGATTTACTTGTTGGTGAGCAAGTCTCTCACGCGATTGTCCCTGATTTGCCTTTCGCTGGTGTGCGCCGGCGGCATCGGCAACCTGATCGATCGCATCGCCTACGACGGCCGGGTCGTCGACTTTCTCAACGTCGGCATCGGCCCGCTGCGCACGGGGATTTTCAACGTCGCCGATATGGCGATTACTTTTGGCGCGTTGGCGTTGCTGCTGGAGAGTCTGCGCAAGCCTAAGGAAACCGCGCCGCCGGGAGATTGA
- a CDS encoding RraA family protein encodes MDSVVEGFRKLSVAGVSDAMDRLGIVGQCLGIQSINQGNRMAGRAFTIKYIPCGTVKGTVGDYIDDVPPGDVVVLDNAGRLDCTVWGDILTAVAHKRGVGGTVVHGVCRDVARSFELKYPIFSRAKYMRTGKDRVEVDGMNVPVSMGEVQVKPGDIMLGSDDGVLVVPKDKEQEILALAQSISEAEDKILKSALSGMRLDEARKVHKYHELQRKI; translated from the coding sequence ATGGATTCGGTAGTTGAAGGGTTCAGAAAACTTTCCGTCGCGGGCGTCTCGGACGCCATGGACCGGCTCGGCATTGTCGGTCAGTGCTTGGGCATTCAATCGATCAACCAGGGCAACCGCATGGCCGGGCGCGCGTTTACCATCAAATATATTCCCTGCGGCACCGTGAAGGGCACCGTCGGCGACTACATCGACGATGTGCCGCCGGGCGACGTCGTTGTGCTCGACAACGCCGGCCGCTTAGACTGCACGGTGTGGGGCGATATTTTGACTGCCGTGGCGCACAAGCGCGGCGTCGGCGGCACGGTGGTGCACGGCGTCTGCCGCGACGTGGCGCGCAGCTTCGAATTGAAATATCCGATCTTCAGCCGCGCCAAGTATATGCGCACGGGTAAAGACCGCGTCGAAGTCGATGGCATGAACGTGCCGGTGTCGATGGGCGAAGTGCAGGTGAAGCCGGGCGACATCATGCTCGGCAGCGACGACGGTGTGCTGGTGGTGCCGAAGGACAAAGAGCAGGAGATTCTCGCCTTGGCGCAATCGATCTCAGAGGCGGAAGACAAGATTCTCAAATCGGCCCTGAGCGGCATGCGCCTCGACGAAGCGCGCAAGGTGCACAAGTACCACGAGTTGCAACGGAAGATCTGA
- a CDS encoding zinc-binding dehydrogenase, protein MATSRGATLLGPDKLEIREYPIPDVPSDGGLVKVEMGGVCGSDFKYLHGGKNGLPYPLILGHEILGRVEKLGKEAAAIHGIKEGDRIIMKGAKGCGRCGHCRRGAARFCKARIGYGGQTTCANPPHLFGGFADYLYLVPDILVTKVTNDLPAAAAVLIGAVMANGFQWAIRQGGVKMGDSVLIQGPGQQGLACTFASKTAGAAKIFVTGMGRDAERLEVAKKFGATRTINVEKENVLDVIKTETDGELVDVAVDVSGNVNAIKTSVECVRVLGTLVVGGLTRDGIDVPLNVNLIVRRQIRFQGAFTTDNDATEIAMNAIQAAKFPVQQMVTHTFPLEETEKCIRAVGGEIEGLYPVKALIKP, encoded by the coding sequence ATGGCCACCAGCCGCGGTGCGACTCTGCTTGGACCCGATAAGTTGGAGATTCGCGAATACCCGATTCCCGACGTTCCATCCGATGGCGGGCTCGTCAAAGTCGAGATGGGCGGCGTCTGCGGGTCGGATTTTAAATATCTCCACGGCGGCAAAAACGGCTTGCCCTATCCGCTTATTCTCGGCCATGAAATTTTAGGCCGCGTCGAAAAGCTCGGTAAAGAAGCCGCGGCGATTCACGGCATCAAAGAAGGCGACCGCATCATTATGAAAGGCGCCAAAGGCTGCGGCCGCTGCGGCCATTGCCGGCGTGGCGCGGCGCGCTTCTGCAAGGCGCGCATTGGCTACGGCGGCCAAACGACTTGTGCCAACCCACCGCACCTATTCGGTGGCTTCGCCGACTATCTCTATCTCGTTCCCGACATACTCGTCACCAAGGTGACCAACGACCTGCCCGCCGCAGCCGCGGTGTTAATCGGCGCCGTGATGGCGAACGGATTCCAATGGGCGATCCGCCAGGGCGGCGTCAAAATGGGCGATTCGGTCTTAATCCAAGGCCCGGGCCAGCAAGGGCTCGCCTGCACCTTCGCGTCCAAGACCGCCGGGGCGGCAAAAATCTTTGTCACCGGCATGGGCCGCGACGCCGAGCGCTTGGAAGTGGCAAAAAAATTCGGCGCCACGCGCACCATCAATGTCGAAAAGGAAAATGTTCTTGACGTCATCAAAACCGAAACCGATGGCGAGCTGGTCGACGTTGCCGTCGATGTTTCGGGTAACGTAAACGCAATCAAAACTTCGGTCGAATGTGTGCGCGTCCTCGGCACCCTGGTGGTCGGCGGTCTTACCCGCGACGGCATCGATGTGCCACTCAACGTAAACCTGATCGTGCGCCGGCAAATTCGTTTTCAGGGCGCCTTCACCACCGACAACGACGCCACCGAGATCGCCATGAACGCGATCCAAGCGGCGAAGTTTCCCGTGCAGCAAATGGTCACGCACACGTTTCCCCTTGAAGAAACCGAAAAATGCATCCGCGCCGTCGGCGGTGAAATCGAAGGGCTTTATCCGGTAAAGGCGTTGATCAAACCTTAG
- a CDS encoding RraA family protein — MTTIDSTTIQRAAKFGAATIHEAMGKKGALPYGIKPIASNMKLCGPAVTVSSPAGDNLMLHQALYVAQPGSIMVVEVSGGYEYGYWGEIMTIAAQERKIAGLVIDGCVRDADLIEEFGFPVFARGLSIRGTGKDAGGSINQAIKIGDVTINAGDLIVGDRDGLVVIAAADIQSALDASQKREDKEDQIMKDLRAGKSTLEIYGWPSAP; from the coding sequence ATGACCACAATCGATTCCACGACGATTCAACGCGCGGCCAAATTTGGCGCCGCGACGATTCACGAAGCGATGGGCAAGAAGGGCGCGCTGCCCTACGGCATCAAGCCGATCGCGTCGAATATGAAACTCTGCGGGCCGGCGGTGACTGTGAGCTCGCCGGCGGGCGATAACCTGATGTTGCACCAGGCGCTCTATGTCGCGCAGCCGGGGTCGATCATGGTCGTCGAAGTCAGCGGCGGCTACGAGTACGGCTATTGGGGCGAGATCATGACCATCGCGGCGCAGGAGCGAAAGATTGCTGGGCTAGTGATCGATGGCTGCGTGCGCGACGCCGACTTGATCGAGGAGTTTGGCTTTCCCGTGTTTGCCCGCGGCCTGTCGATTCGCGGCACGGGCAAAGACGCCGGCGGGTCGATCAACCAAGCGATCAAGATCGGCGATGTGACGATCAACGCCGGCGATTTGATCGTCGGCGATCGCGATGGTCTAGTAGTGATCGCGGCGGCGGATATTCAATCGGCGCTCGATGCGTCGCAGAAGCGCGAAGATAAGGAAGACCAGATTATGAAGGATCTGCGCGCCGGCAAAAGCACGTTGGAAATTTACGGCTGGCCGTCTGCTCCCTAG
- the ddlA gene encoding D-alanine--D-alanine ligase: MKKRLRVALLFGGKSAEHEISLISARNITAAMNPKKYQVVAIGIDKQGRWSLDQGAKLLRDVAVDKVADASSADLAAVLPGATTAPITRSTKGGGIGTVDVVFPVLHGPFGEDGTVQGLLKLANLPFVGAGVLGSAVGMDKDVMKRLLRDAKIPIGKFLVFGRTDRISFAAVKKTLGMPLFVKPANLGSSVGISKVSRPSEFAGALREAFRYDNKVVIEEFIAAREIECSVLGNEKPIASLPGEIIVNRDFYSYDAKYLDAEGARLQIPAKLPASVSKNLRAMAVRAYQALCCEGMARVDFFVQADGRVLVNEINTIPGFTKISMYPKMWEATGISYSALIDRLIQLALERFRREQRLRTTR, encoded by the coding sequence ATGAAGAAAAGACTCCGCGTCGCTCTCCTCTTCGGCGGCAAATCCGCCGAGCATGAAATTTCGCTCATCTCCGCGCGCAATATCACCGCGGCGATGAACCCAAAAAAATACCAAGTGGTCGCCATCGGCATCGACAAACAGGGCCGCTGGTCGTTGGATCAGGGCGCAAAGCTACTGCGCGATGTTGCCGTCGACAAAGTCGCCGACGCCAGCTCGGCGGATTTGGCCGCAGTGCTGCCCGGTGCGACGACGGCGCCAATAACACGATCCACCAAAGGCGGCGGCATCGGCACCGTCGATGTCGTGTTCCCGGTGCTGCACGGGCCGTTCGGCGAGGACGGCACCGTGCAAGGCTTGTTGAAACTGGCCAACTTGCCGTTCGTCGGCGCAGGCGTGCTCGGTTCCGCAGTCGGCATGGATAAGGACGTCATGAAGCGCCTGCTGCGCGACGCCAAGATTCCCATCGGCAAGTTTCTCGTCTTCGGGCGCACCGACAGGATCAGCTTCGCTGCCGTCAAGAAAACTCTCGGCATGCCGCTTTTCGTCAAGCCGGCCAACCTCGGTTCGTCGGTCGGTATCAGCAAAGTCAGCAGGCCCAGTGAATTCGCCGGCGCGCTGCGCGAAGCATTTCGCTACGACAACAAGGTCGTCATCGAAGAGTTCATTGCCGCCCGCGAGATTGAGTGTTCCGTGCTCGGCAATGAAAAGCCGATCGCCTCGTTGCCCGGCGAGATCATCGTCAACCGCGATTTCTATTCCTACGACGCCAAGTATCTCGACGCCGAGGGGGCGCGTTTACAGATTCCCGCGAAACTGCCGGCGTCGGTGTCAAAAAATTTACGCGCCATGGCGGTGCGCGCCTATCAGGCGCTTTGCTGCGAAGGCATGGCGCGGGTCGATTTTTTCGTGCAGGCCGACGGCCGCGTTTTGGTCAACGAGATCAACACCATCCCCGGCTTCACCAAGATTAGTATGTACCCGAAAATGTGGGAGGCCACGGGTATTTCCTACAGCGCGCTCATCGACCGGCTGATTCAGTTGGCCTTGGAACGATTCCGCCGCGAACAAAGATTAAGAACCACACGTTAG
- a CDS encoding Rieske 2Fe-2S domain-containing protein: MLTKEENEMLTRVGPGTPAGELLRRYWLPVGVAKELTPENPTQVVQILGETLVLFRDKKGNAGLINDRCPHRGVSLSYGRCEERGISCAYHGWLFDTKGNCLETPAEPAESKFHLTVKQKTYPIQQLCGLYWTYMGPGAAPLIPNFDIWFRKDGRRQIFIQPQLDANWFQPMENSMDPAHLQILHQETAGRGRAIADSTRGLTDDVAGFDFYETHYGLMKKRTYKNGMVDEHPVIFPNILRQGNVGQIRVPMDDTHTKIYFVRFFPSEKGEIIENDDPPVEYIKPYKNPPDQLHPFTRFRMDLVQSQDHMAWETQGPICDRTNERLTSSDRGVILLREVMFREMKKVQQGQDPMGVVRDPANNPLIDTHLMESIEQSTMDRAPRAVNQ; the protein is encoded by the coding sequence ATGTTGACCAAAGAAGAAAATGAGATGTTAACCCGAGTGGGGCCTGGCACACCGGCGGGCGAATTGCTGCGCCGCTATTGGCTGCCGGTGGGCGTCGCCAAAGAGTTGACGCCGGAGAATCCGACTCAGGTTGTGCAAATACTCGGTGAAACCCTGGTGCTCTTCCGTGACAAAAAAGGCAACGCCGGTTTGATCAACGACCGCTGCCCGCACCGCGGCGTGTCGCTTTCCTACGGCCGCTGTGAAGAGCGCGGCATCTCCTGCGCCTATCACGGCTGGTTGTTCGATACCAAGGGCAATTGCCTTGAAACTCCCGCAGAGCCGGCGGAAAGCAAGTTCCATTTGACAGTAAAACAGAAGACCTATCCGATACAGCAATTATGCGGTTTGTATTGGACCTACATGGGCCCAGGCGCCGCGCCGTTGATCCCCAACTTTGATATCTGGTTTCGCAAAGACGGTCGGCGCCAGATTTTCATCCAGCCGCAACTCGACGCCAACTGGTTCCAGCCCATGGAGAACTCCATGGATCCGGCGCATTTGCAGATTCTTCATCAAGAAACGGCCGGTCGTGGCCGCGCCATTGCGGACTCGACGCGCGGGTTGACCGACGACGTCGCCGGCTTCGATTTTTACGAAACTCACTACGGCCTGATGAAAAAGCGCACCTACAAAAACGGCATGGTCGACGAGCATCCGGTGATCTTCCCGAACATTTTGCGCCAGGGCAACGTCGGTCAGATTCGTGTGCCGATGGACGACACGCACACGAAGATTTATTTTGTCCGTTTTTTCCCGAGCGAGAAGGGCGAAATCATCGAGAACGACGATCCGCCGGTGGAGTACATCAAGCCGTACAAGAACCCGCCGGATCAACTGCACCCATTCACTCGTTTCCGCATGGATTTGGTCCAGTCGCAAGATCATATGGCTTGGGAAACCCAGGGGCCGATTTGCGACCGCACGAACGAACGCCTAACCAGCTCGGATCGCGGCGTCATCTTGCTGCGCGAAGTAATGTTCCGCGAAATGAAGAAAGTCCAGCAGGGCCAAGATCCAATGGGCGTGGTTCGCGACCCGGCGAACAATCCGTTGATCGATACCCATCTGATGGAATCCATCGAACAAAGCACTATGGATCGCGCGCCGCGCGCCGTTAACCAATAA
- a CDS encoding extradiol ring-cleavage dioxygenase: MAKVVIGIGTSHSPQLSIRAKDWAQLLGDKDKTDPRLNYDALLKKAKPGIESELTLEKFEQRDQACLKGVATLGDALRQANADVVVVFGDDQQEQFHDENMPTFAIYHGKSVPVVKDHGLRPSGWKDAERRGWAETEPEYENAQELANHLIRGLNDAEFDIARCSKLRAEIGVGHAFSFLYRRVLPGSKVPIVPVMVNTYYPPNQPTPKRCYAFGQAVRKAIDSWNSDARVALLASGGLSHVVIDEEIDAMTIDGLKNKKPDVLFRLPRERLKAGTSEILNWVALAGAMEDRDLKYLEYVTTYRSPAGTGCGMGFAYWQ; encoded by the coding sequence ATGGCAAAAGTCGTAATCGGCATCGGCACTTCGCATAGCCCGCAGCTAAGCATTCGCGCCAAAGATTGGGCGCAGCTGCTCGGCGACAAAGATAAAACCGATCCGCGGTTGAATTATGACGCGCTGCTCAAGAAGGCCAAGCCGGGCATCGAGTCGGAGTTAACGCTGGAAAAATTTGAACAGCGCGATCAGGCCTGCCTGAAAGGCGTCGCAACTTTGGGGGATGCGCTGCGCCAGGCCAACGCGGACGTTGTTGTGGTTTTTGGCGACGATCAGCAAGAGCAATTCCACGACGAGAACATGCCGACGTTTGCGATCTATCACGGCAAAAGCGTGCCGGTGGTGAAAGACCACGGGCTGCGTCCCTCCGGCTGGAAGGATGCCGAGCGGCGCGGTTGGGCGGAGACCGAGCCGGAGTATGAGAACGCGCAGGAGCTTGCCAATCATCTAATCCGAGGTTTGAACGATGCTGAGTTCGACATCGCCCGCTGCAGCAAGTTGCGCGCCGAGATCGGCGTCGGGCATGCGTTTAGTTTTCTCTACCGGCGCGTGCTGCCCGGCAGCAAGGTGCCGATCGTGCCGGTGATGGTCAACACCTATTATCCGCCGAACCAACCGACGCCGAAACGCTGCTACGCTTTCGGTCAGGCGGTGCGCAAGGCGATCGATTCATGGAACAGCGATGCGCGCGTGGCGCTGCTCGCTTCGGGCGGCCTGAGCCACGTCGTCATCGACGAAGAGATCGATGCCATGACCATCGACGGTTTGAAAAACAAAAAGCCGGATGTGTTATTTCGCCTGCCGCGCGAACGGTTGAAGGCCGGCACGTCGGAGATTTTGAATTGGGTGGCGCTCGCGGGTGCGATGGAAGATCGCGATTTGAAATATCTAGAATACGTGACGACCTATCGCTCGCCGGCGGGCACCGGCTGCGGGATGGGCTTTGCGTATTGGCAGTGA
- a CDS encoding RraA family protein produces MAREAIIERLLKLDTCSVSDGMDSLGVKGATWGVRPQWQCPRIAGRAVTMKIKPQGLQQPTQHLGTTAIEVASPGDIIVIDNGGQPQFSCWGGLLSLSAKLKGVSGVVIDGACRDIDEARDLAFPVYARGVVPMTARGRVMQESFNQEIEFAGVQCHPGDLVLADGSGIIIIPREKENEILVAAEAVFAKEQEMAAGIRKGYSGLEMLEKLGYEQMLNKKS; encoded by the coding sequence ATGGCAAGGGAAGCGATTATTGAGAGGCTGTTGAAGCTCGACACTTGTTCGGTGTCGGATGGCATGGATAGTTTGGGCGTCAAAGGTGCTACGTGGGGCGTGCGGCCGCAATGGCAGTGCCCGCGCATTGCGGGGCGCGCGGTGACGATGAAGATCAAACCGCAAGGCTTACAGCAGCCGACGCAGCATCTCGGCACCACGGCCATCGAAGTGGCGAGCCCTGGCGACATTATCGTCATCGACAACGGCGGCCAGCCGCAATTTTCTTGCTGGGGTGGATTGCTCTCGCTGTCGGCCAAACTAAAAGGCGTCAGCGGCGTGGTGATCGACGGCGCCTGCCGCGATATCGATGAAGCGCGCGATTTGGCGTTTCCCGTCTATGCGCGCGGCGTCGTGCCGATGACAGCGCGCGGCCGGGTGATGCAGGAATCGTTCAATCAAGAAATCGAGTTTGCCGGCGTGCAATGCCATCCCGGCGACCTCGTGCTGGCCGACGGCAGCGGCATCATCATTATTCCGCGAGAGAAAGAAAACGAAATCCTTGTCGCCGCGGAGGCGGTCTTTGCCAAGGAACAGGAAATGGCCGCGGGCATTCGCAAGGGCTATTCGGGTTTGGAAATGTTGGAAAAGCTCGGCTACGAGCAGATGCTGAATAAGAAGTCTTAG
- a CDS encoding branched-chain amino acid ABC transporter substrate-binding protein, which yields MPLTAWAQKGKIKIAVQAPLSGEQAALGEHIKLGAQLAVEESVKAIKALGYDLELVPQDDQAKPEVGVANARNMVADPDVLVLVGHFNSGVALPASEVYKDAMLAMISPANTATEITDRGYPNVNRVCGRDDVQGPVGARFAAQQLKAKSVYIIHDKTLYGQGVAENFRNEAKKLGLNVLGFEGTEERANFSPMIIPLKAKNPDLVYFGGIYHQGGLLLKQLREKGVNAKFMGPDGLDSAEMVKIAGTSSVGSYYTSVAGPPEAYPETAAFAKKFKARFNKEVESFGLYGYDATMVGIKALEQWFKANPGKKPSRADVSTAVRKLKGFKGVTGAIEFDNKGDPVKAKYFVLQFEKQSYPGKVVKVIEQQAPAAVAKKA from the coding sequence ATCCCGCTGACCGCCTGGGCGCAAAAAGGCAAGATCAAGATCGCCGTGCAAGCGCCGCTCTCCGGCGAGCAGGCGGCGTTGGGCGAACATATCAAGCTCGGCGCCCAGCTCGCGGTCGAAGAATCGGTCAAGGCGATCAAAGCGCTCGGCTATGATTTGGAGCTCGTGCCGCAGGACGACCAAGCCAAGCCCGAAGTCGGCGTCGCCAACGCGCGCAACATGGTCGCCGACCCCGACGTGTTAGTGCTCGTCGGCCATTTCAATTCCGGCGTGGCGCTGCCCGCCTCTGAGGTTTACAAAGACGCCATGCTGGCAATGATCTCGCCGGCCAACACGGCCACGGAGATCACCGACCGCGGCTATCCCAACGTCAATCGCGTCTGCGGCCGTGACGACGTGCAGGGCCCCGTCGGCGCGCGCTTCGCCGCGCAGCAATTGAAAGCCAAATCGGTCTACATCATCCACGACAAGACACTCTACGGCCAAGGCGTGGCGGAGAACTTTCGCAACGAAGCCAAGAAACTCGGCCTCAACGTGCTGGGCTTCGAAGGCACCGAAGAGCGTGCCAACTTCTCGCCGATGATCATTCCGCTCAAAGCCAAAAATCCTGACCTGGTTTACTTCGGCGGCATCTATCATCAGGGCGGCCTATTGTTAAAGCAGCTCCGTGAAAAAGGCGTCAACGCCAAGTTCATGGGACCGGACGGCCTGGACTCAGCGGAGATGGTCAAGATCGCCGGCACCTCGTCCGTCGGCAGCTACTACACCAGCGTCGCCGGCCCGCCGGAAGCCTATCCAGAGACCGCCGCGTTCGCGAAAAAATTCAAAGCCCGCTTCAACAAAGAAGTTGAGTCCTTCGGTCTTTACGGCTACGACGCGACCATGGTCGGCATCAAAGCCCTTGAGCAATGGTTCAAAGCCAACCCCGGCAAAAAACCGAGCCGCGCCGATGTTTCTACGGCGGTGCGCAAACTGAAAGGCTTCAAAGGCGTCACCGGCGCCATTGAGTTCGACAACAAAGGCGATCCGGTCAAAGCGAAATATTTCGTTTTGCAATTTGAAAAGCAGAGCTATCCCGGCAAGGTGGTGAAGGTCATTGAGCAGCAGGCGCCCGCGGCGGTCGCTAAGAAAGCTTAA
- a CDS encoding pentapeptide repeat-containing protein has protein sequence MALKPLTYQEPLYQLLRDGEVKEFNRRKAAGERCDLTHCDFRSLDLRGLDAADLDFSHSYFRTANLRGVDFSKAKLEGASLNDAKVSGAYFPAELSANEIFLSVQYGTRMRHKR, from the coding sequence ATGGCACTCAAACCATTAACCTATCAAGAGCCGCTCTATCAGCTGCTGCGCGACGGCGAGGTCAAAGAGTTCAACCGGCGTAAAGCCGCCGGTGAGCGCTGTGATTTGACCCATTGCGATTTCCGCAGCTTAGATCTCCGCGGCCTCGATGCCGCAGACCTAGACTTCAGTCACAGCTATTTTCGCACCGCCAACCTGCGCGGCGTCGATTTTTCCAAGGCAAAGCTCGAAGGCGCCAGCCTCAACGACGCAAAAGTCTCCGGCGCCTACTTTCCCGCAGAGTTGAGCGCCAACGAAATCTTTCTCTCCGTGCAGTACGGCACACGCATGCGCCACAAGCGTTAA
- a CDS encoding aromatic ring-hydroxylating dioxygenase subunit alpha, giving the protein MLTTDENLFITQVSKGTPCGELLRRYWHPVAAAAELTDEKPIKTVKILNEKLVVYRDRSGKYGLVGERCPHRLASLAYGRVDHEGIRCPYHGWKFNGAGKCLEQPAEPADSTFKERIKHVAYPVEYLGGLIYAYLGPAPAPLLPRWDVLVWERGKRWIVKDSLIDCNWLQAMENSVDPAHLFWLHGDTAHLAPRVKKYSEKHEFIRFEYGIKKRRTTLPLATGGKPEVDEHPLLFPSVLRHVARFKGGHRHNLQIRVPVDDTHTQVFRVSFLPTATDHSPADMDVPFRCEQLKTGSREYDMSLVSAQDSMAWETQGPVMDRSQEHLGVADEGIIELRKMLREQIEHVQQGFDPLGVIRDPAKNRLIDLGVINERIGLHAAKAA; this is encoded by the coding sequence ATGCTGACCACCGATGAGAACTTGTTCATTACCCAAGTTAGCAAGGGCACGCCTTGCGGCGAGCTGCTGCGCCGTTATTGGCATCCGGTGGCGGCGGCGGCGGAGTTGACCGACGAGAAGCCGATCAAAACAGTCAAGATTCTCAACGAAAAGTTGGTGGTCTATCGCGATAGGTCGGGCAAGTACGGTCTTGTCGGCGAGCGGTGTCCGCATCGACTCGCTTCGCTTGCCTACGGACGTGTCGATCACGAAGGCATTCGCTGCCCCTATCACGGTTGGAAGTTCAACGGCGCTGGGAAGTGTCTGGAGCAGCCGGCCGAGCCTGCGGACAGCACCTTTAAAGAGCGCATCAAGCATGTTGCTTATCCGGTCGAGTATCTCGGCGGCCTGATCTACGCTTACCTCGGCCCGGCGCCGGCGCCGCTGTTACCGCGCTGGGATGTGCTGGTGTGGGAGCGCGGCAAGCGCTGGATCGTCAAAGACTCGCTGATCGACTGCAACTGGCTGCAAGCGATGGAGAACAGCGTCGATCCGGCGCATCTGTTCTGGCTGCACGGCGACACGGCGCACTTGGCGCCGCGGGTCAAAAAATATTCCGAGAAGCATGAGTTCATCCGCTTCGAGTACGGCATCAAAAAACGGCGCACGACATTGCCGCTGGCAACCGGTGGCAAGCCTGAAGTCGACGAGCACCCGTTGCTATTTCCAAGCGTGCTGCGCCATGTAGCGCGGTTCAAAGGCGGCCATCGGCACAATCTGCAAATCCGTGTGCCGGTGGACGATACCCACACGCAAGTTTTCCGCGTGAGCTTTTTGCCGACGGCGACCGACCACTCACCCGCGGACATGGATGTGCCGTTTCGTTGCGAGCAGCTCAAAACCGGCAGCCGCGAATACGACATGAGCTTGGTTTCGGCGCAGGATTCGATGGCCTGGGAAACCCAAGGCCCGGTGATGGATCGATCGCAAGAGCATCTCGGCGTCGCAGACGAGGGGATTATTGAGCTGCGCAAAATGCTGCGTGAACAGATTGAGCACGTGCAGCAAGGGTTTGATCCGTTGGGAGTGATCCGCGACCCGGCGAAAAATCGGCTCATCGATCTCGGTGTGATCAACGAGCGCATTGGCCTGCATGCCGCGAAAGCGGCGTAG
- a CDS encoding extracellular solute-binding protein, whose translation MWQAKLAILSSTARICAFALLFLSISTLQVSAAAAPSWQAEWEKTLAAAEKEGQVTVYGPPGINYQDAIGSFQNSFPKIKLVYVAGSGTVNAQRLVTERRAGKFLADAFIGGSGSIIDVLFDGNMLEPIPPMLVLPEVRDQSLWFNKTHIYADAKGQHVFMMMGNVNSNIAAYNTKITKPEGLKSHLDLLHPKWKGKIVAYDPRARGHIQNVRALYHNPKLGGEFFRRFFSETDVTLSRDQRLMIDWVAQGKYELSVFSSNNDVFDAKRKGLPIDIIDAPDDESYMSGGFGHVGIVNKTPHPAAAKIFLNWLLSKEGQLRWQEKANDNSLRTDIPKHMLSDQAMIPKEKGRYMNTSLPQYQDIDVALKIVDDALAKAGKK comes from the coding sequence ATGTGGCAGGCGAAATTGGCAATTCTTAGCAGCACTGCGCGCATTTGCGCTTTTGCGCTGCTTTTTCTAAGCATCTCAACCCTCCAGGTCTCCGCTGCTGCCGCGCCAAGTTGGCAAGCCGAATGGGAAAAGACTCTAGCCGCTGCCGAAAAAGAAGGCCAAGTCACTGTCTATGGCCCGCCGGGCATCAACTACCAGGACGCGATTGGCTCGTTCCAAAACTCGTTTCCCAAGATCAAACTCGTTTACGTGGCTGGTTCGGGCACGGTGAACGCGCAGAGGCTCGTGACTGAACGCCGGGCCGGAAAATTTCTCGCCGACGCTTTTATCGGCGGCTCCGGATCGATCATCGATGTGTTGTTCGACGGCAACATGCTCGAACCGATTCCGCCCATGCTTGTCCTTCCCGAAGTGCGCGATCAGTCGCTATGGTTCAACAAGACCCACATCTACGCCGATGCCAAAGGTCAACATGTCTTCATGATGATGGGGAATGTGAACTCGAACATCGCCGCCTATAACACTAAGATTACCAAGCCCGAGGGGCTCAAGTCGCACTTGGATCTGCTGCATCCCAAATGGAAGGGAAAGATAGTTGCCTACGATCCACGGGCGCGCGGCCATATTCAAAACGTGCGGGCGCTTTATCACAACCCAAAACTGGGCGGCGAGTTCTTTCGGCGTTTCTTTTCCGAGACCGACGTGACGCTAAGCCGCGACCAACGGCTGATGATCGACTGGGTAGCGCAGGGCAAATATGAGCTGTCGGTTTTCTCCTCGAACAATGATGTCTTCGACGCCAAGAGAAAGGGTCTGCCGATCGATATCATAGACGCGCCGGACGACGAATCCTACATGTCCGGGGGCTTCGGCCATGTCGGTATCGTCAACAAAACGCCGCATCCCGCGGCGGCGAAAATCTTTCTCAACTGGCTGCTCTCCAAGGAGGGCCAGCTCAGGTGGCAGGAAAAGGCCAACGATAACTCGCTGCGGACCGACATTCCCAAACATATGCTGTCGGACCAAGCGATGATTCCCAAAGAAAAGGGCCGATATATGAATACGAGCTTGCCGCAATATCAGGACATCGATGTGGCGTTGAAGATCGTCGATGACGCCTTGGCAAAAGCCGGCAAGAAATAG